A window of the Hordeum vulgare subsp. vulgare chromosome 5H, MorexV3_pseudomolecules_assembly, whole genome shotgun sequence genome harbors these coding sequences:
- the LOC123399485 gene encoding auxin response factor 25-like, whose translation MERKLSMSEMPQPLPENDGEQRCLNSELWHACAGPLVSLPAVGSRVIYFPQGHSEQVAASTNKEVDAQIPNYPNLPPQLICQLHNVTMHADAETDEVYAQMTLQPLSPEEQKEPFLPIELGAASKQPTNYFCKTLTASDTSTHGGFSVPRRSAEKVFPPLDFSLQPPCQELIAKDLHDNEWKFRHIFRGQPKRHLLTTGWSVFVSAKRLVAGDSVIFIWNDNNQLLLGIRHANRPQTVMPSSVLSSDSMHIGLLAAAAHAAATNSRFTIFYNPRASPSEFIIPLAKYVKSVYHTRVSVGMRFRMLFETEESSVRRYMGTITTISDLDSARWPNSHWRSVKVGWDESTAGEKQPRVSLWEIEPLTTFPMYPTAFPLRLKRPWASGLPSMHGMFNGVKNDDFARYSSLMWLGDGDRGAQSLNFQGVGASPWLQPRIDSPLLGLKPDTYQQMAAAALEEIRTGDPSKQSSALLQFQQTQNPNGGLNSVYANHVLQQMQYQAQQSSLQTVQHGHSQYSGNPGFLQSQFQQLHLHNPPAPSQQGHQVIQQSHQEMQQQLSSGCHRISDVDSSMSGSESASQSQPPFYQQNLLEGNNDPSMHLHNGFRNFSSQDASNLVSLPRTDQLMAPEGWPSKRLAVEPLGHIESRSVQPKHENVNHQSNISHFAGTLAPQSARDSSSVQAYVANVDNHFLSSSFAFQDGMAGARGGSSSGTVSMAIPLLRYSGEDLPPADTLATSSCLGESGTFNSLDNMCGVDPSQDGIFVKVCKSGSPGRSLDITKFSSYYELRSELEHLFGLEGQLEDPVRSGWQLVFVDRENDILLVGDDPWQEFVNSVGCIKILSPQEVQRMVRGGEGLLSSAPGARMAQGDVCDGYSGGHDLQNLTGSMASVPSLDY comes from the exons ATGGAGAGAAAGCTCTCCATGTCCGAGATGCCGCAGCCCCTGCCTGAAAATGACG GGGAGCAAAGGTGTCTCAACTCGGAGCTATGGCATGCATGCGCTGGGCCCCTTGTGTCTCTGCCCGCGGTTGGAAGCCGGGTCATCTATTTTCCACAGGGTCACAGTGAGCAG GTTGCCGCATCAACTAATAAGGAGGTTGATGCTCAAATCCCTAATTATCCAAATCTCCCCCCTCAGTTGATCTGCCAGCTTCATAATGTCACGATGCAT GCTGATGCAGAGACTGATGAAGTTTATGCCCAAATGACACTGCAGCCGTTGAGCCCG GAAGAGCAAAAGGAGCCTTTTCTTCCAATCGAGTTGGGTGCTGCTAGCAAGCAGCCGACTAATTACTTCTGCAAGACTTTGACTGCAAGTGATACAAGTACACATGGCGGATTTTCTGTTCCTCGACGTTCTGCTGAGAAAGTCTTCCCTCCATTG GATTTCTCTCTGCAGCCTCCATGCCAGGAGCTCATTGCAAAAGATCTGCATGACAATGAATGGAAATTTCGCCACATATTTCGTG GTCAGCCAAAAAGGCATCTCCTGACTACAGGTTGGAGTGTCTTTGTAAGTGCAAAGCGACTAGTAGCAGGGGATTCTGTTATTTTCATCTG GAATGATAATAACCAACTTCTCTTGGGGATTCGTCATGCAAATCGTCCTCAGACAGTTATGCCGTCTTCTGTGCTGTCAAGCGACAGCATGCATATAGGCCTTCTTGCAGCAGCAGCTCATGCTGCGGCCACAAACAGTCGTTTCACTATTTTCTATAACCCCCG GGCTAGCCCTTCTGAGTTCATCATTCCACTGGCTAAGTATGTCAAATCTGTTTATCACACACGTGTGTCTGTTGGAATGCGGTTTAGAATGCTTTTTGAGACAGAGGAGTCAAGTGTCAGACG ATACATGGGTACAATTACAACCATAAGTGATCTTGACTCTGCACGTTGGCCAAATTCACACTGGCGTTCTgtcaag gtTGGTTGGGACGAGTCCACCGCTGGTGAGAAACAACCTAGAGTGTCACTCTGGGAGATTGAGCCATTGACAACCTTTCCGATGTATCCAACTGCTTTTCCTTTAAGACTGAAGCGTCCATGGGCTTCAGGGCTGCCTTCTATGCATGGCATGTTCAATG GTGTCAAGAATGATGATTTTGCTCGTTATTCTTCTCTCATGTGGCTCGGTGATGGGGATAGAGGGGCTCAGTCGTTGAACTTCCAGGGAGTTGGAGCGTCACCTTGGCTTCAGCCAAGAATAGATTCTCCATTGTTGGGTCTTAAGCCAGACACATACCAGCAAATGGCTGCAGCAGCACTGGAAGAGATTAGAACTGGGGATCCTTCGAAACAGTCCTCAGCTCTCTTGCAATTCCAACAGACTCAGAATCCGAACGGTGGGTTGAATTCTGTGTATGCCAATCATGTTCTACAGCAGATGCAGTATCAGGCTCAGCAGTCGTCTCTGCAAACTGTTCAGCACGGCCATAGTCAGTACAGTGGTAATCCTGGGTTTCTTCAAAGTCAGTTTCAGCAGCTGCATTTGCATAATCCTCCGGCACCATCGCAGCAAGGGCATCAGGTTATACAACAATCTCACCAGGAGATGCAACAACAGCTTTCATCTGGTTGTCATCGTATTTCAGATGTAGATTCTAGCATGTCTGGTTCTGAGTCTGCTTCGCAGTCACAACCTCCATTCTACCAGCAGAACCTCTTAGAAGGAAACAATGATCCATCGATGCATCTGCACAATGGTTTCCGTAACTTCTCTAGCCAAGATGCTTCAAACCTTGTCAGTTTGCCTCGAACTGACCAATTAATGGCGCCGGAGGGATGGCCTTCAAAGAGGTTGGCTGTGGAACCCCTTGGTCATATTGAATCTCGGTCTGTGCAACCCAAACATGAGAATGTAAATCACCAGAGTAATATATCCCACTTTGCTGGCACCTTGGCGCCACAGTCAGCAAGAGACTCATCCAGTGTCCAGGCTTATGTTGCAAATGTTGACAACCACTTTCTTTCATCATCATTTGCATTCCAGGACGGAATGGCAGGTGCAAGGGGTGGCAGCAGCAGTGGAACTGTTTCTATGGCCATACCTTTGTTGAGGTATAGTGGCGAAGATTTGCCACCCGCAGACACCTTAGCAACTTCGAGTTGTTTAGGCGAATCGGGAACCTTCAACTCTCTTGATAATATGTGTGGTGTAGACCCATCACAAGATGGTATCTTTGTGAAG GTTTGCAAATCAGGGTCCCCTGGAAGATCGCTCGACATCACCAAATTCAGCAGCTACTATGAGTTACGTAGTGAGCTGGAGCATCTATTTGGCCTGGAAGGCCAACTGGAGGACCCCGTAAGATCAGGCTGGCAGCTTGTATTCGTCGACCGAGAAAATGATATTCTTCTCGTTGGCGACGACCCATGGCA GGAGTTTGTGAATAGCGTAGGGTGCATCAAGATACTCTCGCCGCAGGAGGTGCAGCGGATGGTCCGCGGCGGCGAAGGCCTTCTGTCTTCTGCACCTGGAGCGAGGATGGCGCAGGGCGATGTCTGCGACGGTTATTCTGGGGGCCATGACTTACAGAATCTCACCGGCAGCATGGCCTCCGTACCATCACTGGACTACTGA